One Acutalibacter muris DNA window includes the following coding sequences:
- a CDS encoding DUF3801 domain-containing protein, whose product MPENRKIENTTKSTDTRTVSATNDKKPETPARPADTKATPAAGDKKPETPAKPADTKAAAADGDKKPENPARPADTKAAPAAGDKKPEAPVKPADTKAAPATGDKKPEVPAKPGDTKGTPATGDKKAEGPAKPADTKTTPAAGDKKPEGPAKPADTKTTPAAGDKKPEVPARPADTKAAPTTGDKKPETPAKPADTKAAPTTGDKKPEVPAKPADTKAAPAAGDKKPEVPAKPADTKTAPTAGDKKPENPARPADTKAAPTAGDKKPENPAKPADTKAAPTAGDKKPEVPAKPADTKAAPAAGDKKPEDLAKPADSKADPAASDKKPENPAKLADTKAAPAAGDKKAEAPAAGPGKATAVEPPKGIRVTQVYGDRLQKLARSFGLLYFIPRKKGDSSPMLNVVSNEANAAKLNAVFQAMGYPIPAKEVKEEPAAKKAIPRVPQERSLPGRGNGLKQTTEKSTDKPSVKNRLEALRAASDSMRSGPVKVKEHIR is encoded by the coding sequence ATGCCCGAAAATAGAAAGATAGAAAATACTACAAAATCCACTGATACCAGAACCGTGTCTGCCACCAATGACAAAAAGCCCGAGACCCCGGCAAGGCCCGCTGATACCAAGGCCACGCCTGCCGCTGGTGATAAGAAGCCGGAAACCCCGGCGAAACCCGCCGATACTAAGGCCGCCGCTGCCGATGGTGATAAAAAGCCCGAGAACCCGGCAAGGCCCGCTGATACCAAGGCCGCGCCTGCCGCTGGTGATAAAAAGCCGGAAGCCCCGGTAAAGCCCGCTGATACTAAGGCCGCCCCTGCCACTGGTGATAAGAAGCCCGAGGTTCCCGCAAAGCCCGGTGATACCAAGGGCACCCCTGCCACTGGTGATAAAAAGGCAGAGGGCCCGGCAAAGCCCGCTGATACCAAGACCACCCCTGCCGCTGGTGACAAAAAGCCCGAGGGCCCGGCAAAGCCCGCTGATACCAAGACCACCCCTGCCGCTGGTGACAAAAAGCCCGAGGTCCCGGCAAGGCCCGCTGATACCAAGGCCGCGCCTACCACTGGTGATAAAAAGCCCGAGACCCCGGCAAAGCCCGCTGATACCAAGGCCGCGCCTACCACTGGTGATAAAAAGCCCGAGGTCCCGGCAAAGCCCGCTGATACCAAGGCCGCACCTGCCGCTGGTGACAAAAAGCCCGAGGTCCCGGCAAAGCCTGCTGATACCAAGACCGCCCCTACCGCTGGTGATAAAAAGCCCGAGAACCCGGCAAGGCCCGCTGATACCAAGGCCGCGCCTACCGCTGGTGATAAAAAGCCAGAGAACCCGGCAAAGCCCGCTGATACCAAGGCCGCGCCTACCGCTGGTGATAAAAAGCCAGAGGTTCCCGCGAAGCCCGCTGATACTAAGGCCGCCCCTGCCGCTGGTGATAAAAAGCCAGAGGACCTGGCGAAACCCGCCGATAGTAAGGCCGACCCTGCCGCCAGCGATAAAAAGCCCGAGAACCCGGCGAAGCTCGCTGATACCAAGGCCGCCCCTGCCGCTGGTGATAAAAAGGCAGAGGCCCCTGCCGCTGGCCCGGGGAAAGCTACTGCGGTTGAACCGCCCAAGGGCATCCGCGTTACACAGGTGTATGGAGACAGGCTTCAAAAGCTGGCCCGTTCCTTCGGCCTGCTGTATTTTATCCCGCGAAAGAAAGGCGACAGCAGCCCCATGTTGAACGTGGTATCCAACGAGGCCAATGCCGCCAAGCTCAACGCGGTTTTTCAGGCTATGGGCTATCCCATCCCGGCAAAAGAGGTTAAGGAGGAGCCTGCCGCAAAAAAAGCCATCCCCCGCGTTCCACAAGAACGATCCTTGCCCGGGCGCGGGAATGGCTTGAAACAGACGACGGAGAAATCGACGGATAAACCGTCTGTGAAAAACCGCCTGGAAGCCCTGCGCGCCGCCAGCGACAGCATGAGGTCCGGGCCTGTCAAAGTAAAAGAACATATAAGATAA
- a CDS encoding IS4 family transposase, translated as MKQTAKNLRKKLLSQVRKMGKNPQIYASRPGRDFTRRRALDFEKILLLLLTMSCESVGKNLMKAFRFQEKTPSASAFVQQRKKLLPKALEDLFHSFSNSLTPEKKYRGYRLLAVDGMSLKSSAYPADLLSYLPGTDRQHGWNKHLINALFDLENGIYTDLIVQKEHEKNEGKALCEMTDRSRISEPVILLADRNYASLNNLAHLENRGWKYVLRLKERDSVFGVKLPCFPEFDIPASLTLGRLTKRKLETRNIPVPADFYKLTSQRVFDFLPAESVGFYRLSFRIVRVNFCNGKTETFLTNLNKNQFPPETLKALYAKRWGIETSFRSLKYSVALIHLHSKIPELILQEVFAAFLIFNFAQAAAWNVELSCHKTKQKQRLNFSDAVFACCAFLRKPFRELEGLLYRKRFPVRRGRAFQRPVSSGNRISWFYLPAR; from the coding sequence ATGAAACAAACCGCAAAAAACTTACGAAAAAAGCTGCTGTCTCAGGTAAGGAAAATGGGAAAGAATCCCCAAATTTACGCCAGCCGGCCAGGACGGGATTTCACCCGCCGCAGGGCGCTGGATTTTGAAAAAATCCTTCTCCTGCTGCTTACCATGAGCTGTGAAAGCGTGGGCAAAAATCTCATGAAAGCTTTCCGTTTTCAAGAAAAAACACCCTCTGCCTCCGCTTTTGTGCAGCAGCGGAAAAAGCTTTTGCCTAAAGCCTTGGAGGACTTATTTCACAGCTTTTCAAATTCACTTACCCCCGAAAAGAAGTACCGGGGATATCGGCTGCTGGCAGTGGATGGAATGTCCTTGAAATCATCAGCATACCCTGCAGATTTGCTTTCTTATCTGCCCGGAACAGACCGCCAGCACGGTTGGAACAAGCACCTGATAAACGCTCTTTTTGACTTGGAAAACGGCATTTATACAGACTTAATTGTCCAAAAGGAACACGAGAAAAATGAAGGCAAAGCTCTGTGTGAAATGACAGACCGTTCGCGGATTTCAGAGCCGGTTATCCTTTTAGCCGACCGGAACTATGCGTCCCTGAACAACTTGGCGCATCTGGAAAACCGGGGCTGGAAATATGTCCTCCGCCTGAAGGAAAGGGATTCGGTTTTTGGTGTAAAGCTTCCTTGTTTTCCCGAATTTGATATACCCGCAAGCCTCACTTTGGGGCGCCTCACAAAACGAAAACTGGAAACAAGAAATATCCCTGTTCCGGCAGATTTTTATAAGCTTACAAGTCAGCGTGTTTTCGATTTCCTGCCTGCAGAAAGCGTTGGCTTTTACCGGCTTTCTTTCCGTATCGTACGCGTAAATTTCTGCAATGGAAAAACGGAAACCTTCCTGACAAATCTGAATAAAAATCAATTTCCGCCCGAAACTTTGAAAGCTCTTTACGCCAAACGCTGGGGCATCGAAACATCTTTCCGCAGCCTGAAATATTCAGTGGCGCTCATTCATCTCCACTCCAAAATTCCAGAACTTATTTTACAGGAGGTTTTTGCTGCTTTCCTGATTTTTAACTTTGCACAGGCAGCAGCCTGGAACGTGGAGCTTTCCTGCCACAAGACAAAACAAAAGCAGCGCCTCAATTTTTCCGATGCTGTCTTTGCCTGCTGTGCTTTCTTACGGAAACCTTTTCGAGAACTGGAAGGGTTGCTTTACAGGAAACGCTTTCCAGTAAGGCGGGGACGGGCTTTCCAGAGACCTGTTTCCTCGGGTAATCGGATTTCTTGGTTTTATCTCCCGGCACGATAG
- a CDS encoding CAP and S-layer homology domain-containing protein encodes MKKQISIMLAALLLTASLTIPASTKSVSDFTDVSPKAWYYGAVEYAANAGLFSGTSATQFSPNSTMTRGMFITVLGRLHGVEATYGRFDYYNFNDVYQGEYFYPFAVWARDNGIADGDFFYPNKPIAREDMAVFFYRYFQKFGFPLTERESKYASFSDCAKVSPGAQDAMKWATAYGILNGSGGRLDPLSSATRAQVAQIFLNFSRLKSFEKPAENPSPTPTPTPGEDPPWYNYNPTYEKPTGRSAADSNGGYFDYDLANEVMEQINELRKSKGLNELLFHPLVRDWADIRAKESVIRFEHVRPNGEVCLTVGEGLNVENIYKGIGYPAYIRDDTRKMAKAIVDAWYNSTGHRQNMLHDSMDVAAVSCYVVGNNVYAEHLFSKQPLYFFDHTIYDIYGWPRQ; translated from the coding sequence ATGAAAAAACAGATTTCCATAATGTTAGCCGCCCTGCTCCTTACCGCCTCCCTCACTATCCCGGCCAGCACCAAAAGCGTCTCGGATTTCACGGACGTTTCCCCAAAAGCGTGGTACTACGGCGCCGTGGAGTATGCCGCAAACGCCGGGCTTTTCAGCGGCACATCGGCCACACAGTTCAGCCCCAACAGTACCATGACGCGGGGCATGTTCATCACCGTGCTGGGCCGTTTGCATGGGGTGGAAGCCACCTATGGCCGGTTTGATTATTACAATTTCAATGACGTCTATCAAGGGGAATACTTCTATCCCTTTGCGGTATGGGCCAGGGACAACGGTATCGCGGACGGCGATTTCTTCTATCCCAACAAGCCCATCGCCCGGGAAGATATGGCGGTGTTTTTCTACCGCTATTTCCAGAAGTTCGGCTTCCCCCTGACGGAGCGCGAATCCAAGTACGCCTCTTTTTCGGACTGCGCAAAGGTATCGCCCGGAGCGCAGGACGCCATGAAATGGGCGACTGCCTACGGCATACTCAACGGTTCCGGCGGCAGGCTTGACCCTTTGAGTTCAGCGACCCGGGCGCAGGTGGCGCAGATATTCCTCAATTTCAGCAGGCTAAAGAGTTTTGAAAAGCCAGCCGAGAATCCTTCCCCTACGCCCACGCCCACCCCCGGCGAGGACCCGCCGTGGTACAACTACAATCCAACCTATGAAAAACCCACGGGCAGGTCGGCGGCAGACTCAAACGGCGGCTATTTCGATTATGACCTTGCAAACGAGGTTATGGAGCAGATAAACGAGCTTCGGAAAAGCAAGGGCCTGAACGAATTGTTATTCCACCCCCTTGTAAGAGACTGGGCGGATATCCGTGCCAAAGAGAGCGTTATCCGTTTTGAGCATGTCCGGCCCAACGGCGAAGTCTGCCTTACCGTCGGCGAGGGCCTGAACGTGGAGAACATCTACAAGGGCATCGGCTACCCCGCCTATATCCGGGACGATACCCGGAAGATGGCAAAAGCCATTGTGGACGCCTGGTACAATTCCACCGGCCACCGGCAGAATATGCTCCATGATTCTATGGACGTGGCAGCGGTCTCCTGTTATGTGGTGGGTAACAATGTCTACGCCGAACACCTGTTCAGCAAGCAGCCGTTGTACTTTTTCGACCATACCATCTATGACATATACGGATGGCCCCGGCAATGA
- a CDS encoding DUF7927 domain-containing protein has translation MNKISQKFLALLLSLLTVLGPMTTAALATEASPGESGNMTERFLDESTSRELAAPAVSNRVYLGYTTEITYVYHHGNSVLTGSKDVDRAEARVGDTLHYSITVGNDESANATLRNAVVKDTIPEHLGFVYGSVLVDGENGSYQFDMKSGLLTVKVGDLAPGEKKQVTFAAIVKDTAYGESLSNTAILSADRNEDKPVTDAGTKIEDGRPGLTATKTVDKSTAKVGDTLTYTVTASNAEDATAPLENATLTDTLPSFVDFVQGSVMMDGASGRYSFDKGILAVELGTMEPGAAKTVTFQVTVNKSAYNQTFQNTAVLSADNSDSVVPSDVGVTVEDGIAKMSAAKSVDKAEAHVGDTLTYTVTVNNADTATVPLRDVVMSDTLPEYVTFNQGSVAVDGNTVHTTFDSKTRQLTVDLGDINPNETKTVTFSATVNTSACGKKFTNTAVLSAANEEDKPATDSGVTVAAGTPEGYTGAKTVNKSRAAVGDTLTYSIALRNSSTATAAWEKAKVTDVIPEHLAFVPGSVEVDGRASNDYSFDADARTLTLLADSIAVGQTRTYTFRVTVEDGAQGLRIVNTAKVTSEGREDMQLPDTGVEIEGGSVEPSMTKTASVSKAKPGDTFTYTVEIKNGAKATADWKNIVLSDVLPAGVELVDGSVAVDDKTTEYTLSGQVLSVEIGSLKPNESVRVTFRVKVLERAAGDIIRNVATAQGDNGKHTASDNGVAVGLGKGQLSGTKTVSKTTAKVGDILTYTITAHNSDKVTANLKNVTVTDTLSEYLTLDPASVRVDGLTARSFFDGAARQLRVELGDIAPGQTKTVTFTAAVNTNAYGKRFGNTAVLAAENSGPVTVTTPGDVAVEDGKSEGSVGAKTVDKSRAKVGDTLTYSIAVRNASTASGPWKNVEVIDVIPEHLTFVSGSVEVDGRSTNDFSYNASARTLKLITDSVEPGQTKTYSFRVTVDEGAQGMYITNTAVVKSPDREDIQLPDTGVEIDGGKTEPAITKSASVTKAKPGDIFTYTIQVKNGANATADWKNVTVSDVIPAGLEFVAGSVRVDGQTVSYGISGRAIEIPVDDLKPNQTAVVEFDVRVLGNAQGTAITNTAIARGDNGEKTGTDPGVTVPALTPDDTADNKPAGTKTVDKTIVKPRESVTYTITASNTTDMVWENVQALDILDSSMLTLINDSVSINGVKSSQWSFNGCELVLNLGDIQPGGSAEAQFRVEFKTDASGKAFTNYATLKSPSHKDVGLTAPEVSVLEDVTVPFTDIHYRLFYGYGDSQGNPTFKWRPEEPITLRQVCQLAVRIMTDDYRKSLGYGTKAVPEGVTTKDARFLISLGMVSTAEYSSESDGRKPATQAQTYRILSAAFQRDLTSYIVSAEGEVSRIKVAMDLCEITSRDTNPDRSGLEGAFFTDVSSYAALVAEVSNGHEYTKDSRGRETWIRLID, from the coding sequence TTGAATAAAATTTCCCAAAAATTCCTGGCTCTGCTTTTGAGCCTTCTGACCGTCCTTGGCCCCATGACCACCGCCGCCCTTGCCACTGAGGCCAGCCCCGGCGAATCCGGCAACATGACCGAGCGTTTTCTTGATGAAAGCACCAGCCGGGAACTGGCCGCACCTGCCGTCAGCAACCGCGTTTACCTTGGCTACACCACGGAGATTACCTATGTCTACCATCACGGCAATTCTGTGCTGACCGGCTCCAAGGACGTGGACAGGGCCGAGGCCAGAGTGGGCGATACCCTGCACTACTCCATCACCGTTGGCAACGATGAATCTGCTAACGCCACTCTGCGTAATGCCGTTGTAAAGGACACCATCCCGGAACATCTGGGCTTCGTGTACGGCTCTGTACTGGTGGACGGCGAGAATGGCAGCTATCAGTTTGACATGAAGTCCGGCCTGCTGACCGTTAAGGTGGGAGACCTTGCCCCCGGTGAGAAAAAGCAGGTGACTTTTGCCGCCATCGTTAAGGACACCGCTTACGGCGAGAGCCTTTCCAACACCGCCATCCTGAGCGCGGACAGGAACGAGGACAAGCCTGTTACAGACGCTGGCACGAAGATAGAGGACGGCAGGCCCGGCCTGACTGCCACAAAGACTGTTGATAAATCCACCGCAAAGGTAGGCGATACCCTGACTTACACCGTCACCGCCAGCAATGCGGAGGACGCTACCGCCCCGCTTGAAAATGCAACTCTCACTGATACCCTGCCCAGCTTCGTTGATTTTGTGCAGGGCAGCGTCATGATGGACGGGGCCAGTGGCCGCTATAGCTTCGACAAGGGCATTTTAGCTGTTGAGTTGGGCACCATGGAACCGGGTGCTGCAAAAACCGTTACATTCCAGGTGACTGTCAACAAAAGCGCCTATAACCAGACATTCCAGAATACCGCTGTGCTGAGCGCGGATAATTCTGACTCCGTTGTCCCCTCTGACGTGGGCGTGACTGTAGAGGACGGGATTGCGAAAATGTCTGCGGCAAAGTCTGTTGATAAGGCCGAGGCCCATGTGGGAGACACTTTGACCTATACCGTTACTGTCAACAACGCGGACACCGCCACTGTCCCCCTGCGGGATGTGGTCATGAGCGACACACTTCCGGAGTATGTCACGTTCAATCAGGGCAGCGTGGCCGTGGACGGCAATACCGTCCACACTACCTTTGACAGCAAGACCCGGCAGCTTACGGTTGACTTGGGGGATATCAATCCCAACGAGACAAAAACCGTGACGTTTTCTGCTACAGTCAACACCAGTGCTTGCGGAAAGAAATTCACCAATACCGCTGTTTTGAGCGCCGCCAACGAGGAAGATAAGCCTGCCACCGACAGCGGCGTGACCGTTGCCGCCGGCACGCCCGAGGGCTACACAGGCGCAAAGACCGTCAATAAGTCCCGGGCGGCGGTTGGCGATACCCTCACTTATTCCATCGCCCTGCGCAATTCTTCCACAGCCACCGCAGCCTGGGAGAAGGCCAAGGTTACGGACGTTATCCCGGAACACCTGGCTTTTGTCCCCGGCAGCGTGGAAGTGGACGGACGGGCCAGCAACGATTACTCCTTTGACGCAGATGCCCGCACCTTGACCCTGCTGGCGGACAGCATTGCCGTGGGCCAGACCCGGACATACACCTTCCGCGTCACGGTGGAAGATGGGGCACAGGGTTTGCGTATCGTGAACACCGCCAAAGTCACCAGCGAGGGCCGGGAAGATATGCAGCTTCCCGATACCGGCGTGGAGATTGAAGGCGGCAGTGTTGAACCCTCCATGACTAAGACCGCCAGCGTCAGCAAGGCCAAACCCGGCGATACTTTCACCTATACGGTAGAAATCAAGAACGGCGCAAAGGCCACCGCCGACTGGAAAAACATTGTGCTCTCCGACGTGCTCCCCGCAGGCGTGGAACTGGTGGACGGTTCAGTTGCCGTTGATGATAAAACCACCGAATATACCCTTTCCGGGCAGGTTTTGAGCGTGGAAATTGGCAGCTTGAAGCCCAACGAAAGCGTCCGGGTGACATTCCGGGTAAAGGTTCTGGAGCGCGCCGCCGGGGATATCATCCGCAACGTGGCAACCGCCCAGGGCGATAACGGCAAGCATACCGCCAGCGACAACGGCGTGGCCGTGGGACTTGGCAAAGGCCAGCTAAGCGGCACAAAGACTGTAAGCAAGACTACCGCAAAAGTAGGCGATATTCTCACCTACACCATCACCGCCCACAATTCCGACAAAGTGACGGCCAATCTGAAGAATGTGACCGTGACCGACACCCTCTCCGAGTACCTGACCCTTGACCCCGCCAGTGTGCGGGTAGACGGCCTTACCGCCCGCAGTTTTTTTGACGGGGCGGCCCGGCAGCTCCGTGTGGAGCTGGGAGATATTGCCCCGGGCCAGACGAAAACCGTGACCTTTACGGCCGCGGTCAATACCAACGCTTACGGTAAGAGGTTCGGCAACACCGCTGTGCTGGCCGCTGAAAACAGCGGCCCCGTGACTGTAACAACTCCCGGAGATGTAGCCGTGGAGGACGGCAAGTCCGAGGGCTCCGTAGGAGCTAAGACGGTGGATAAATCCAGGGCCAAGGTTGGCGACACACTGACATATTCTATCGCTGTGCGCAATGCTTCTACTGCTTCCGGCCCGTGGAAGAATGTGGAAGTCATCGACGTTATCCCGGAACACCTGACCTTTGTTTCCGGCAGCGTGGAAGTGGACGGGCGCTCCACCAATGACTTTTCGTACAATGCCAGTGCCCGCACTTTGAAGCTGATAACGGACAGCGTAGAGCCCGGCCAGACCAAAACCTACTCCTTCCGCGTCACGGTTGACGAGGGCGCGCAGGGTATGTACATCACCAACACCGCCGTTGTGAAAAGCCCGGACCGGGAGGATATCCAGCTTCCCGACACAGGCGTGGAGATTGACGGCGGCAAGACAGAACCGGCCATTACCAAGAGCGCCAGTGTGACGAAAGCCAAGCCCGGAGATATTTTCACCTATACCATTCAGGTCAAGAACGGCGCAAATGCCACTGCTGACTGGAAAAATGTCACGGTTTCCGACGTTATCCCGGCTGGCCTTGAGTTTGTTGCCGGTTCTGTGCGGGTGGACGGGCAGACCGTCTCCTATGGTATTTCCGGCAGGGCAATCGAAATCCCGGTTGACGACCTCAAGCCCAATCAAACTGCTGTTGTGGAATTTGATGTGCGTGTGCTGGGTAATGCTCAGGGTACTGCCATCACCAATACCGCTATAGCCAGGGGCGATAACGGTGAAAAGACCGGCACAGACCCCGGCGTTACCGTGCCCGCCCTTACCCCGGACGATACGGCTGATAACAAGCCCGCTGGAACAAAAACAGTGGACAAGACCATCGTAAAGCCCAGGGAATCCGTGACCTATACCATCACCGCCAGCAACACTACAGATATGGTATGGGAGAATGTACAGGCGCTGGATATTCTGGACAGTTCCATGCTGACCCTTATAAACGATTCCGTTTCCATCAACGGCGTGAAGTCCAGCCAGTGGAGCTTCAACGGGTGCGAGTTGGTGCTCAATCTGGGCGATATCCAGCCTGGCGGCTCTGCCGAGGCCCAGTTCCGGGTGGAGTTCAAGACGGACGCTTCGGGAAAAGCCTTTACCAATTATGCCACCCTGAAAAGCCCCAGCCATAAGGATGTGGGCCTGACGGCCCCGGAGGTTTCCGTCCTTGAGGATGTTACTGTACCGTTTACGGATATCCACTATAGACTTTTCTATGGGTATGGCGACAGCCAGGGCAACCCCACTTTCAAGTGGCGCCCGGAGGAGCCCATTACCTTGAGGCAGGTCTGCCAGCTTGCCGTACGTATCATGACAGACGATTACCGTAAATCCCTTGGCTATGGGACGAAGGCCGTGCCGGAGGGCGTTACAACAAAGGACGCAAGGTTCCTTATTTCACTGGGCATGGTGTCCACCGCCGAATACTCGTCCGAGTCAGATGGCCGCAAGCCCGCCACACAGGCGCAGACCTACCGTATTCTGAGCGCCGCTTTCCAGCGTGATCTTACTTCCTACATCGTCAGTGCAGAGGGAGAGGTCAGCCGGATCAAGGTGGCTATGGACTTGTGCGAAATCACCAGCCGAGACACAAACCCCGACCGCAGCGGTTTAGAGGGCGCTTTCTTCACCGACGTCAGTTCCTATGCGGCTCTGGTGGCTGAGGTCAGCAACGGCCATGAGTATACGAAGGACAGCAGAGGCCGGGAAACATGGATAAGGCTTATTGACTAA
- a CDS encoding DUF7768 domain-containing protein, protein MTVKRPIAYISAAWSGSRSTDRENAAYYCRQVYEAGFSPICPLLFLPDFIHKEVPQEHKDGLDMAREYLRRSRVLVVCGGQVDETVKSDIAVAQRLRIAATTLEGILTVKGQGIADE, encoded by the coding sequence ATGACAGTAAAACGTCCTATCGCCTACATTTCAGCCGCGTGGAGTGGCAGCAGGAGCACAGACAGGGAGAACGCCGCCTATTATTGCAGGCAGGTGTATGAAGCCGGGTTCTCGCCCATATGCCCCCTGCTGTTCCTGCCGGACTTCATTCACAAGGAGGTGCCCCAGGAACACAAGGACGGACTGGACATGGCCCGGGAGTACCTGCGCCGTTCCCGGGTGCTGGTCGTCTGCGGAGGGCAGGTGGATGAAACGGTCAAGAGCGATATTGCCGTGGCCCAACGCCTGCGGATTGCCGCCACCACCCTTGAGGGCATTTTGACCGTGAAAGGACAGGGAATTGCCGATGAATGA
- a CDS encoding DUF6017 domain-containing protein yields MAFDYFYGGESEQFSFYRIPRQLIVGPEFRHVSTDAKLLYGLMLDRMGLSARNGWYDEENRVFIYYPLDEIREALNCGNDKAVKLLAELDTGKGIGLIQRVKQGQGKPARIYVKRFTTSEKPSGEDIQPSPPSRLPKSGNPDFGKTEVKSSENQKSRLRESRSAEFGKSECIYTDKSYTELNQTNPSIHLSVDTMDRAGYREVVMENIGYEKLVGEYGQEDTDGVVDLIVDTLTTTQPTVRIGREDIPAEAVRSRFLKLDDSHIEYVFDCLNQTTGKVRNIRAYLLTSLYNAPTTIGRYYQTQVQHDLYGSS; encoded by the coding sequence ATGGCTTTTGATTATTTCTATGGCGGGGAATCGGAACAGTTCAGTTTCTACCGAATCCCCCGGCAGCTTATTGTCGGCCCGGAGTTCAGGCATGTTTCTACCGACGCCAAGCTGCTCTACGGCCTTATGCTGGACAGGATGGGCCTGTCCGCCCGGAACGGCTGGTATGATGAAGAAAACCGCGTCTTTATCTATTACCCGCTGGATGAAATCCGGGAGGCTTTGAATTGCGGCAACGATAAGGCGGTCAAGCTGCTGGCCGAGTTGGACACGGGCAAAGGTATTGGCCTTATCCAGCGCGTGAAGCAGGGACAGGGTAAACCGGCGAGAATCTATGTCAAGCGGTTCACCACTTCGGAAAAACCATCGGGAGAAGATATACAGCCCTCTCCCCCGTCCAGACTTCCGAAAAGCGGAAACCCAGACTTCGGAAAAACCGAAGTCAAGAGTTCGGAAAACCAGAAGTCAAGACTTCGGGAAAGCAGAAGTGCAGAGTTCGGAAAATCGGAGTGTATCTATACTGATAAAAGTTATACAGAGTTGAACCAGACAAATCCATCTATCCATCTTTCGGTTGATACAATGGATAGGGCCGGGTATCGGGAGGTGGTGATGGAAAATATCGGCTATGAAAAGCTGGTGGGCGAATACGGGCAGGAGGACACGGATGGAGTGGTGGATTTGATAGTTGACACCCTTACCACCACCCAGCCCACGGTACGCATTGGCAGAGAGGACATTCCCGCAGAAGCGGTACGCTCCCGGTTTCTCAAGCTGGACGATTCACACATTGAGTACGTCTTTGACTGTTTAAATCAAACCACCGGGAAAGTCCGCAACATCCGGGCCTACTTGCTTACCAGCCTGTACAACGCGCCGACCACTATCGGTCGGTACTACCAGACGCAGGTGCAGCACGATTTATACGGAAGCTCTTAA
- a CDS encoding biotin--[acetyl-CoA-carboxylase] ligase → MNITDSILRILRESPKAVSGEAIAEQLGVSRSGIWKAVRKLREEGYKIEAATNKGYRLVSESGALSPENIQRRLEPGMEGIEIDLRGEVTSTNTVLKELAEQGRPEGLVLIAQSQVKGKGRLGRSFYSPQGQGLYMSILLRPELPAEDSLAITTAAAVAVAEAVSRVTGRQAMIKWVNDVYLEGRKICGILTEAAIDFENGKLNYAVLGIGVNILEPPGGFPPEISETAGALYREEAPADTRTRLAAEILNRFFGFYRALPEHSYMDAYKKLSLLTGLEITFQQGQETWEGTVLGIDNEARLVVRLDSGEEKAFSAGEVAIVKKGLLEQIRTN, encoded by the coding sequence TTGAATATAACAGACAGCATTTTACGGATACTGCGGGAGAGCCCAAAGGCAGTTTCCGGGGAAGCCATAGCGGAGCAGTTGGGTGTCAGCCGCAGCGGGATATGGAAAGCTGTCAGAAAATTGCGGGAGGAGGGGTACAAAATTGAAGCAGCCACAAACAAAGGCTACCGTTTGGTGTCAGAAAGCGGTGCTCTAAGCCCGGAAAACATACAAAGACGTCTGGAGCCTGGCATGGAGGGAATCGAGATCGATCTGCGAGGGGAGGTTACCTCTACAAACACAGTGCTAAAGGAACTGGCCGAGCAGGGGCGGCCCGAGGGACTGGTGCTAATTGCACAAAGCCAGGTGAAGGGCAAGGGGCGGCTGGGCCGGTCCTTCTACTCACCCCAGGGGCAGGGGCTATATATGAGCATATTGTTGCGCCCAGAGCTTCCCGCGGAGGACTCGCTGGCCATAACCACGGCGGCGGCGGTGGCCGTGGCGGAGGCCGTCAGCCGGGTCACGGGGCGGCAGGCTATGATCAAGTGGGTCAATGACGTGTACCTTGAGGGCAGGAAAATATGCGGTATCCTGACGGAGGCGGCCATAGACTTTGAGAACGGCAAGCTAAACTATGCTGTGCTTGGCATCGGAGTAAACATTTTAGAACCGCCCGGAGGGTTCCCTCCCGAGATATCGGAGACAGCGGGCGCGCTATATAGGGAGGAGGCTCCGGCGGACACCAGGACAAGGCTGGCGGCAGAGATACTGAACCGCTTTTTCGGGTTTTACCGCGCGCTGCCGGAGCATAGCTATATGGACGCATACAAAAAGCTCTCCCTGCTGACCGGCCTGGAGATAACATTCCAGCAGGGCCAGGAGACCTGGGAGGGCACAGTGCTTGGCATCGATAACGAGGCCCGGCTTGTGGTACGGCTGGACTCCGGCGAGGAGAAGGCGTTTAGCGCCGGAGAAGTCGCCATCGTTAAGAAAGGGCTTCTTGAGCAGATACGCACAAACTGA